One Amycolatopsis sp. NBC_00355 genomic window carries:
- a CDS encoding D-2-hydroxyacid dehydrogenase family protein: protein MRIAILDDYQNVALTFGDWDSLEADITVFTEPLEDVVKQLQGFEAVVAMRERTRFTAEVLDRLPDLKLLVSTGKRNAAIDVPAARRNGVVVSATGYIGEPTAEHTWALILAASRNLPQEFRSMREGGWQTSVGTMLHGKTLGLLGLGRLGAGAAKIGQVFGMETIAWSQNLTPEKAEPHGVTAVSKEELFARSDVLSIHLVLSDRSRGLVGADEIAAMKPGALLVNTSRGPIVDEAALVDALRRKAIRAAIDVYDTEPFPADHPLRTLGNATLTPHIGFVTREVYEIFYGDAVEDIAAYRAGAPIRVME, encoded by the coding sequence ATGCGGATCGCCATTCTCGACGACTACCAGAACGTCGCCCTCACCTTCGGGGACTGGGACTCGCTGGAGGCCGACATCACGGTCTTCACCGAGCCGCTGGAAGACGTCGTCAAACAGCTGCAGGGCTTCGAAGCGGTCGTCGCGATGCGCGAGCGGACCCGGTTCACCGCCGAGGTCCTCGACCGGCTGCCCGACCTGAAGCTGCTCGTCAGCACCGGCAAGCGCAACGCGGCCATCGACGTCCCGGCCGCGCGCCGCAACGGCGTCGTCGTGTCCGCCACCGGCTACATCGGCGAGCCGACCGCGGAGCACACGTGGGCGCTGATCCTCGCGGCGTCGCGCAACCTGCCGCAGGAGTTCCGTTCCATGCGTGAGGGCGGCTGGCAGACGAGCGTCGGCACCATGCTGCACGGCAAGACGCTCGGCCTGCTCGGCCTGGGCCGGCTCGGCGCGGGCGCGGCGAAGATCGGGCAGGTCTTCGGGATGGAAACCATCGCCTGGAGCCAGAACCTGACGCCGGAGAAGGCGGAGCCGCACGGCGTCACCGCGGTGTCCAAAGAGGAGCTGTTCGCCCGCTCGGACGTGCTGTCGATCCACCTCGTGCTCAGCGACCGCAGCCGCGGCCTGGTCGGCGCGGACGAGATCGCGGCGATGAAGCCGGGCGCGCTGCTGGTGAACACCTCGCGCGGCCCGATCGTCGACGAGGCGGCGTTGGTGGACGCGTTGCGGCGCAAGGCGATCCGCGCGGCGATCGACGTCTACGACACCGAGCCGTTCCCGGCGGACCATCCACTGCGGACACTCGGGAACGCGACGCTGACGCCGCACATCGGGTTCGTCACGCGGGAGGTCTACGAGATCTTCTACGGTGACGCGGTCGAGGACATCGCGGCTTACCGGGCGGGAGCGCCGATCCGCGTCATGGAGTAG
- a CDS encoding endonuclease/exonuclease/phosphatase family protein, producing the protein MKRIAAGLTVAALVALAVPASASASFGQSVRFATFNASLNRAAAGQLLSDLSTPGNVQAQKVAEVVQRNRADVQLINEFDYVPGNAAADAFRKNYLAVGQHGAKPIDYPYAYTAPVNTGVPTGFDLDRDGTVGGGNDAQGFGTFEGQYGLLVLSKYPIDVAHVRTFQKFLWKDMPGALLPDDPATPAPHDWYSPAELNVLRLSSKSHWDLPLKIGRERVHFLVSHPTPPSFDGPDDHNGTRNHDEIRFWADYTTPGKGGYLYDDRGHRGGLGAGERFVVAGDNNSDPLDGDSVPGAIQQLLDAPRVVRTHPGSRGAVLAAQAQGGANAGQKSDPFYDTGDFGDVTPGNLRTDYVLPSKGLLPWHAEVFWPVPSDPLSRLNDASDHHLVRVDVLVGLR; encoded by the coding sequence GTGAAACGCATCGCCGCAGGGCTTACGGTGGCTGCGCTCGTCGCGCTGGCCGTGCCCGCTTCCGCTTCCGCGAGTTTCGGGCAGAGTGTCCGCTTCGCCACCTTCAACGCTTCGCTGAACCGCGCCGCCGCCGGGCAGCTGCTGAGCGACCTGTCGACGCCGGGCAACGTTCAGGCGCAGAAGGTCGCCGAGGTCGTCCAGCGCAACCGCGCCGACGTCCAGCTGATCAACGAGTTCGACTACGTGCCCGGCAACGCCGCGGCCGACGCGTTCCGGAAGAACTACCTGGCCGTCGGCCAGCACGGCGCCAAGCCGATCGACTACCCGTACGCCTACACCGCGCCGGTCAACACCGGCGTGCCCACCGGCTTCGACCTCGACCGCGACGGCACCGTCGGCGGCGGCAACGACGCCCAGGGCTTCGGCACCTTCGAGGGCCAGTACGGGCTGCTCGTGCTCTCGAAGTACCCGATCGACGTCGCGCACGTCCGCACGTTCCAGAAGTTCCTCTGGAAGGACATGCCGGGCGCGCTCCTGCCGGACGACCCGGCGACGCCGGCGCCGCACGACTGGTACAGCCCGGCCGAGCTGAACGTGCTGCGGCTGTCGTCGAAGTCGCACTGGGACCTGCCGCTGAAGATCGGCCGCGAGAGGGTGCACTTCCTGGTGTCGCACCCGACCCCGCCGAGCTTCGACGGCCCGGACGACCACAACGGCACCCGCAACCACGACGAGATCCGCTTCTGGGCCGACTACACGACGCCCGGCAAGGGCGGTTACCTCTACGACGACCGCGGGCACCGCGGCGGGCTGGGCGCGGGGGAGCGGTTCGTCGTCGCGGGCGACAACAACTCCGATCCGCTCGACGGCGACAGCGTGCCCGGCGCCATCCAGCAGCTGCTCGACGCGCCGCGCGTCGTCCGGACGCACCCGGGCAGCCGCGGCGCGGTGCTGGCCGCCCAGGCCCAGGGCGGCGCGAACGCCGGCCAGAAGAGCGACCCGTTCTACGACACCGGCGACTTCGGCGACGTCACGCCGGGCAACCTCCGCACGGACTACGTGCTGCCGTCGAAGGGCCTGCTGCCCTGGCACGCCGAGGTGTTCTGGCCGGTGCCGTCGGACCCGCTGTCCCGGCTGAACGACGCCTCCGACCACCACCTGGTCCGCGTGGACGTCCTCGTCGGGCTACGGTGA